The DNA window ACATGCACTGACTGTGGGGTTAAGCCTAAATGGCCGCACACAGGGATGCCGCGCTCTACCAAGCCAGAAATAGTTGATATTAGCCATTCGCCACCTTCAACTTTAACCATACTTGCGCCACTCGCCATTAGCTTTGCAGCATTGGTGTAAGCGAGTTCGGTTGTTGCATAACTCATAAACGGCATATCCGCTATCACAAACGCTCTGCTGGTACCTTTGCGAACGCAAGTTGTGTGATAAGCAATATCGTCGATGCTGACCGACAGGGTGTCGTCATCGCCTCTCAGTACCATACCGAGTGAATCACCAATGAGCATTACATCAATTAGCTGCTCATCAAACATTTTTGCAAAGCTGGCGTCGTACGCTGTAAGCGCTGCTATCTTTTCGCCTTTTTGCTTTAATTGCATTAGCGTTGAAGTGGTCA is part of the Glaciecola nitratireducens FR1064 genome and encodes:
- the panB gene encoding 3-methyl-2-oxobutanoate hydroxymethyltransferase, translated to MKKVTTSTLMQLKQKGEKIAALTAYDASFAKMFDEQLIDVMLIGDSLGMVLRGDDDTLSVSIDDIAYHTTCVRKGTSRAFVIADMPFMSYATTELAYTNAAKLMASGASMVKVEGGEWLISTISGLVERGIPVCGHLGLTPQSVHVFGGFKVQGREQEQAQKIIDAAIKLEKAGVQLLVLECVPSAIAKRISETLTIPVIGIGAGVDTDGQILVMHDMFGISANYMPKFSKNYLADCNDMRSAVSTYIDDVKTKRFPGPEHSFE